A genomic region of Plasmodium falciparum 3D7 genome assembly, chromosome: 11 contains the following coding sequences:
- a CDS encoding myosin light chain B, which yields MKVLKTSKNNFVHPNKSNQYNCNDQPYDSLFRKNCVSFYEDFDTEAIFLLDKGSRPIYHKLKDKEWGSSNNQKDTEKKKKKEEFEKIDEIISNAEHLNNLRNKLYSFEYQNILEPLGIYISQQEDKEENIKREMGNFYKDEYEILKKKYIHLKENMDTILDVERIKAGLFYTKEDLQKIFEIIRKHQSKINNKNDIIKFQSSMLEKAIEHNKKNKLTIIKDKRKNEKLLEICKSYYEQNEKAQKKLRHLKYSFLEYKIALENIVSCCEKIGGDKIILMDGIKSARAQADMSIANDIKNKIKIEELEMNISYCEQQINYLKDDLDFKMEELRNTTLYTEEVKNEASYFKQELSKNNDLLLEVMEHFHQMINNVDEFIYKNKDKNELITYMNKKKKKYGDITKKISEKNKELNLKVKNFVPYNFSMGTELKKHEEYLKIQMDEMKKKEEEEKRKRREEEEEEQKKRKEEEEEEQKKRKEEEEKIEKKKKEEEEEKRKKEEQELLEEKDIKNNETFEEKKIRLVKELMKEVNEETLSLEKCVDIIYKANLPLTQNKLNKLKNMGDIKKDELVTFVKTLMLNEQEAFENMKTFFEIWDIMKTGYMHKNLIISILKQFGDNLTEEESNYIQKELNQMSESNISYVKLLKKWIYGTEE from the exons ATGAAAGTTTTAAAAAcaagtaaaaataattttgttcaTCCAAATAAAAGTAATCAATATAATTGCAACGATCAACCATATGATTCATTATTCAGAAAAAACTGTGTATCGTTCTATGAAGATTTCGATACCGAAGCAATATTCTTATta GATAAAGGAAGTCGTCCTATTTATCACAAACT GAAAGATAAAGAATGGGGTTCTTCTAATAATCAAAAAGACacagaaaagaaaaagaagaaagag gaATTTGAAAAAATTGATGAAATTATAAGCAATGCTgaacatttaaataatttaagaaaCAAATTATACAGTTTTGAATATCAGAACATTTTAGAACCACTGggcatatatatttctcaGCAAGAGGACAAAGAAGAGAACat aAAAAGGGAAATGggaaatttttataaagatgaatatgaaatcctaaaaaagaaatatattcatcttaaagaaaatatggaCACCATATTGGACGTCGAAAGGATTaag gCTGGGTTATTTTACACCAAGGAAgatttacaaaaaattttTGAGATAATAAGAAAACACCAATCCAAgattaataacaaaaatgatataataaaatttcagAGTAGTATGTTGGAAAAAGCCATAGAACataa caaaaaaaacaaattgaCGATTATAAAGGATAAAAGGAAGAATGAAAAACTATTGGAGATTTGCAAATCATACTACGAACAAAA TGAAAAGGCTCAAAAAAAACTCAGACATTTAAAATACTCTTTCCTCGAATATAAAATAGCCCTAGAAAATATTGTGTCGTGTTGTGAAAAAATTGGG GGTGACAAGATTATTTTAATGGATGGAATAAAATCAGCTCGGGCACAAGCAGACATGTCAATTgcaaatgatataaaaaataa GATCAAAATTGAGGAATTGGAAATGAACATTAGTTATTGTGAACAGCAAATAAAC tatcTGAAGGATGATTTGGATTTTAAAATGGAAGAATTAAGAAATACCACCTTATACACTGAGGAGGTTAAAAATGAAGCGTCTTACTTTAAACAAGAGCTCTCCAAGAATAATGACCTACTATTAgag GTTATGGAACATTTTCATCAAATGATTAACAACGTCGATGaattcatttataaaaataaggacAAGAATGAacttataacatatatgaataaaaagaagaaaaag TATGGAGATATTACCAAGAAGATATCCGAGAAAAATAAGGAGCTAAATTTGAAAGTGAAAAATTTTGTTCCGTACAATTTTTCCATGGGAACAGAATTGAAGAAGCATGAGGAATATTTGAAAATTCAAATGGAtgaaatgaagaaaaaggaagaggaggaaaaaagaaaaaggagaGAAGAGGAGGaggaagaacaaaaaaaaaggaaagaagAAGAGGaggaagaacaaaaaaaaaggaaagagGAAGAAGAGaagatagaaaaaaaaaagaaagaggaAGAGGAGGAAAAGAGAAAGAAGGAAGAACAAGAATTATTAGAAGAaaaggatataaaaaataatgaaacttttgaagaaaaaaaaataagactAGTGAAAGAATTAATGAAAGAAGTTAAT GAGGAGACGTTAAGTTTGGAGAAATGTGtagatattatatacaaagcg AATTTACCATTAActcaaaataaattaaataaattaaaaaatatgggagatataaaaaaagacgAATTAGTTACTTTTGTAAAGACGCTAATGTTGAATGAACAGGAAGCTTTTGAAAACATGAAAACTTTTTTCGAAATATGGGATATAATG AAAACGGGTTATATGCATAAGAATCTCATCATATCTATTTTGAAACAATTTGGAGATAACTTAACAGAAGAGGAATCAAATTATATACAGAA ggAACTAAACCAAATGAGCGAGTCTAATATATCTTATGTGAAACTGCTCAAAAA ATGGATTTATGGAACCGaagaataa
- a CDS encoding actin-related protein 2/3 complex subunit 1, putative — protein sequence MIDHLKCNCIKYNIPDEDCEPVIKVSENKDDMLVAVSSNKRNILLYKIINREIIYSDTFYIGDPNKIIALEWSKQNDLLIVTIDMKCIIYKKKENGKWECTNVNIPTEDLPTCACWHPHTYSFAIGFTSGIIFICSKKENQKWKIKKINNHVASVMFIDWSSSGYILSTNSLDSTSLLVCTSGLLDDNIKNRNNIKIYKNMETFITERNIHNNDIIYKIESEGYIFLHSSFSFSNEKIAIIATNFESTYEKQQIIILDYFKSPANTQYVSWVGQTLQRCLFLDDDKLLVYGYEIFPIIVEYLNDEWIISKVVLPEFNIKNLTVDFFYDQKEIQEIEQECEHLDGNEIIGEIVAHSNYILQISMLEPYENKIYIEFITVSSDFSIVLWNFSI from the exons ATGATAGATCATTTAAAATGCAATTGCATAAAATACAATATCCCTGACGAAGACTGTGAACCTGTAATAAAGGTATCagaaaataaagatgatatGTTAGTAGCTGTTTCGagtaataaaagaaatatccttctatataaaataataaatagggAGATAATATACTCAGACACTTTCTATATAGGA GATCCAAACAAAATTATTGCCTTAGAATGGTCTAAACAAAACGATTTACTTATAGTTACAATAGATAtgaaatgtataatatataaaaaaaaagagaatggAAAATGGGAATGTACTAATGTGAATATACCAACAGAAGATTTACCTACATGTGCTTGTTGGCATCCTCATACGTATTCATTTGCAATAGGATTTACTTCtggtattatatttatttgttcaaaaaaagaaaatcaaaaatggaaaataaaaaaaattaacaatcATGTGGCAAGTGTAATGTTTATAGACTGGAGTTCATCAg GTTATATCTTATCTACAAATTCACTTGATTCAACCTCGTTACTTGTATGTACTTCAGGTCTATTGGATGATAACATAAAGAACAGAAATAATATCAA gatttacaaaaatatggaaaCATTTATAACAGAAcgaaatattcataataacgACATAATATACAAG ATCGAATCTGAAGGATACATTTTTTTGCATAGttccttttccttttcaaatgaaaaaatagcTATAATTG CTACTAATTTTGAGAGCACGTATGAAAAGCagcaaataataattttggaCTATTTCAAATCCCCAGCTAATACTCAATATGTTTCTTGGGTTGGACAAACACTACAAAGATGTTTATTTTTGGATGATGATAAACTATTAGTT tatgGATATGAGATATTTCCAATCATCGTGGAATACTTAAATGATGAATGGATTATATCAAAAGTTGTGTTACCcgaatttaatataaaaaatttaactGTTGACTTTTTTTATGATCAAAAAGAAATTCAAGAAATAGAACAAGAATGTGAACATTTAGATGGAAATGAAATTATTGGTGAAATTGTTGCTCAttcaaattatattttacaaatatcTATGTTAGAAccttatgaaaataaaatatatattgaatttaTAACAGTTTCCAGTGATTTCAGTATAGTTCTTTGGAATTTTTCCATATAA
- a CDS encoding tRNA m(1)G methyltransferase, putative has protein sequence MKQEEEDEAHEFLGNFINVIDPSDINKNGRDKKKKTKKEKKKEKREHLKEKRKKKRPEEKKRKKEKKREALLKILNNLNEEEKIAFLKERKLSEIKKKEEKKQFLIKSYNEGYKICFNCSFQNLMEEKEISSLAKQIFLSYHYMLKKKVPVQFHFTHMNDNDDISSTLKKYSFDKWMVHIHKDDYWNIFNKDKIVVLSPDASEELEEIKKDEVYIISALVDRSVSKNLSFYQASLHGLKTRKLPLEKYIKKKKSNVLNVNTVVEILIHYIKTPNWLKVFETCIPQKKVMCFFYDSSSSVNEDERIIKGDSEICINEKKDIQVHF, from the exons ATGAAGCAGGAAGAAGAGGACGAGGCCCACGAATTTTTGGGAAATTTCATAAACGTTATTGATCCtagtgatataaataaaaatggaagagacaaaaagaagaaaacaaaaaaagagaaaaaaaaagaaaagagagaacatttaaaagaaaaacggaaaaaaaaaagaccagaagaaaagaaaagaaaaaaagaaaaaaaaagagaagctttattaaaaatattaaataatttaaatgaagaagaaaaaatagcttttttaaaagaaagaaaactttcagaaataaaaaaaaaagaagaaaaaaaacaattctTAATCAAATCATATAATGaaggatataaaatatgttttaattGTAGTTTTCAAAATCTTatggaagaaaaagaaatatccAGTTTAGCTAAACAAATCTTTTTATCATATCattatatgttaaaaaaaaaagtacctGTACAATTTCATTTTACACATAtgaatgataatgatgatatctCTTCCACgttgaaaaaatattcttttgatAAATGGATGgtacatatacataaagaTGATTATtggaatatatttaataaagacAAAATAGTTGTGTTATCTCCAGACGCTTCAGAG GAATTagaggaaataaaaaaggatgaagtatatattatatctgcCTTAGTAGATAGGAGCGTTTCAAAg aatttatctttttatcAAGCATCCCTTCATGGTTTGAAGACAAGGAAGCTACCTTTAGAA aaatatataaaaaaaaaaaaaagtaatgtACTAAATGTAAATACAGTAGTCGAAattttaatacattatataaaaacaccCAACTGGTTAAAAGTTTTTGAAACTTGTATTCCACAAAAAAAAGTTATGTGCTTCTTTTATGATTCTTCTTCAAGTGTAAATGAAGACGAACGAATTATAAAAGGTGACAGTGAAATTtgtataaatgaaaaaaaagatatccAAGTACATTTTTAA
- a CDS encoding acyl-CoA-binding protein, putative: MLKNINKPVIFFNVLTGLAFIYLLKNYNENTKHILNKLYSLKNWIVQYSCSFLKRYDSIQLPIIDKDIIIDLSNEELEEKFVQTCNAVKMYRNKLKTEEWLHLYGLFKQATIGNMILSNEEDSTKNTETSSNNNDTPSNNNDTSSYNNIENISNIDGKKKKKNKNNKNKNKNNKNNNKNNNNNMEFIEIQKRKAWKNCYNVNKNTCKYLYVQYFNKLFPDALEKLNNDDNMKFSKTVSKMKPFKEQNKKHLENDNNDDNNICDILCQHVVMGDLASIKKNLKHNPSLINKKNSSGLTPLHYACDRGYIDIVKYLVNQGANINVEDSYGDTPLHMAAYSEKLNVVDFLKSVGADINKTNSEGLTIDWILSQN; the protein is encoded by the coding sequence ATGCTAAAGAACATTAATAAACcagttatatttttcaatgtGCTAACAGGTCTTGCATTTATTtacttattaaaaaattataatgaaaatacaaaacatatattaaacaaattatattcCTTGAAAAATTGGATAGTACAATATTCCTGTAGTTTTTTGAAAAGGTATGACAGCATACAGCTCCCTATAATAGACAAAGATATTATAATAGATTTATCAAATGAGGAATTAGAAGAAAAATTTGTACAAACATGTAACGCTGTAAAAATGTatagaaataaattaaaaacagAAGAATGGTTACATTTATATGGATTATTTAAGCAGGCAACAATTGGTAATATGATATTATCAAATGAAGAAGATAGTACAAAAAATACTGAAACCtcatcaaataataatgacacaccatcaaataataatgacacgtcatcatataataatatagaaaatatatcaaatattgatgggaaaaaaaaaaaaaaaaataaaaataacaaaaacaaaaacaaaaataataagaacaataataagaacaataataataacatggAATTTATTGAAATACAAAAAAGGAAAGCTTGGAAAAATTgttataatgtaaataaaaatacatgtaaatatttatatgtacaatattttaataaattatttccaGACGCTTTAGagaaattaaataatgatgacaaTATGAAATTTTCAAAAACAGTAAGTAAAATGAAACCTTTcaaagaacaaaataaaaaacatttagaaaatgataataatgatgataataatatatgtgatattTTATGTCAACATGTTGTTATGGGTGATCTTgcaagtataaaaaaaaatctaaaACATAATCCttcattaattaataaaaaaaattccagTGGTTTAACACCCTTACACTATGCATGTGATAGAggatatatagatatagtaAAATATTTAGTAAATCAAGGAGCAAATATTAATGTGGAAGATTCTTATGGTGACACGCCTTTACATATGGCAGCATACTCAGAAAAACTAAATGTTGTGGACTTTTTAAAATCAGTAGGTGCAGATATTAATAAAACCAATTCTGAAGGTTTGACCATTGATTGGATTTTAAGTCAAAATTGA